DNA from Acidobacteriota bacterium:
GTTCTGCAGCATGAGCTCGGCATAATGATGGGCCTGGTCAAGCTGATCCGCCGAGAACGCTGCCTTCGCCAAGTAGTCTAGAAGTGAATCCCGAAGCGAGTCGTCTGCAAGCCCGTACGCCCTTTGAAAGTGCTCCAGCGCCTTCTCAGAAGTCCCCGAATCGCCTCCCTCCGGTCCCAGCGCTCCCAAGCTACTAAGGTGGCCGAGTTTCATCGGCCATTCCGGATTGGTCGGATCGAGCGACTGAGCCCGCTCCAACATTTCGATCGAGGTCCTACGGTCTCCAAACGTAAGGAAAGCGGCCGCGTGTCCCAACAGCCTGGCGTTCTCGGGTTCACGGTCGATCTGACTCATCCAGGCATTCTTGGCCTCCGAATAGCCCTCTGAGTCAAGGATGTGGTTTGTCTGTGAAGAAGGCGTTCCCAGGATTTCCGACTCGGGTGAGTTGCGGATGAACCACAGCGCGTGTTCGCGTTTCGCTTCCTTCGCTGACTGATCCCGAAGCGAACGCGAGCCGCCGTAGAAAGCGAGAAGCTGCGTCCGCACAGCCAAATCAGTCGGATTCACGGCCAGTTTCGCTTCGAGCGATGCGACCTGTTCAGGCGTGAGGTTCCGGC
Protein-coding regions in this window:
- a CDS encoding RNA polymerase subunit sigma-24 translates to MKTSTPLMVANLVIGLYPVSLAAQSTHLPEESPERSSSETSVHEAILASRNLTPEQVASLEAKLAVNPTDLAVRTQLLAFYGGSRSLRDQSAKEAKREHALWFIRNSPESEILGTPSSQTNHILDSEGYSEAKNAWMSQIDREPENARLLGHAAAFLTFGDRRTSIEMLERAQSLDPTNPEWPMKLGHLSSLGALGPEGGDSGTSEKALEHFQRAYGLADDSLRDSLLDYLAKAAFSADQLDQAHHYAELMLQNTEAGWNSGNRVHHGNLVLGRIALRAGNIEEARSRLIAAGNTTGSPQLNSFGPNMSLAKELLEIGEREVVLEYFKLCSRFWDSDRAKDTLDKWGVLAAAGRIPDFGANLHY